In Sphingobacterium zeae, one genomic interval encodes:
- a CDS encoding nuclear transport factor 2 family protein: MNLPRIIAELVKKQNNFDSAAYARCFTETAVVFDEGKTHNGKAEIEQWIDKSNKEYNATMEPLNYDEKENMLSAEISGSFPGSPVILKFHFQLSNGLIQSLKITE; encoded by the coding sequence ATGAACTTACCGAGAATAATCGCCGAGTTAGTAAAAAAACAAAACAACTTCGATAGTGCAGCTTATGCCCGATGCTTTACAGAAACCGCGGTAGTATTTGATGAAGGAAAAACCCATAACGGTAAAGCGGAAATTGAACAATGGATAGATAAATCCAATAAGGAGTATAACGCTACTATGGAGCCATTGAATTATGACGAAAAAGAAAATATGCTGTCCGCGGAAATTTCTGGATCTTTTCCTGGAAGTCCAGTCATTTTAAAATTTCATTTTCAGTTGTCTAATGGGCTTATTCAATCACTCAAAATTACTGAATAG